A region of the Corynebacterium falsenii genome:
AAGCCCGTGACGGCCACCGCTGCGGCCGAAACAATTGCGGAAATTTTGCGCATGCTCATCCTAGGTTTTGTGGGTGGAGTGATGGTCTTGGGGCATGCCCCAAGGGTGATGCAGTCTGTGAGCGTGTAGTGACTAGCAATCACGTGTAGTCAACCATATTTTGCTCGACAAAATGATTAAAGTTGACGTATCCCCAGATGAATGTGCCGGAAATAGAGATAGAGATGGACTGAAGCGATAGTCGCGCGAAGCATATTCACGTCGACCGACCCCGCATCCCCTCCATAGTCATGCCAGCATGGGCGATGTCATCAACGCGTTCAGACTAAATCCAGCAAAAGGGCTTCACAACCGCTAGAGAAAAATTTTTCTCCCCCACCACATCCCCCACCACATCCCCTATTTGCGCCCCTACTTCTCCCGTTCCCGTTCTTTTCTCTCTCCTGCCTCTTCTTCCTCCTCCTCTTCAGCAACCCGCACCACGTCCTCATCCGCGTGCACGCCCAGCCCCTTGCGGAACCGCAGCCGCTCCATCACTAAGGCGATCCACGAGCAGATGAGCAGCGGTTGCACGGCCAAGTTGATGTTCTCCGGCGACAGGACGATGTTGAAGATCTCCTGCGTGTTATCGGAGGCCACCAGCTCTTTGGCCACGTTTTTCACCCCGTCGAACATGAACTGATACACAGCCAGGTAAATGGTCGACCACTGGATGAGGTACTCGTTGATCACGTAGTCGTCGTCTCGGAATCGGAATATCCACCCGTGTTTGATGAGAAACTCGCGGAACAGGAAATGCACCATCGCGCCCAGGAAGATGATGACGAAGATGAAAAAGAGCATCTCCGTTCCATTGATGCGCCCCAGGATCTGTTCCTGCGAGAATCCGTCAATAGCCCAGTCGAACAGTGCCAACCCACCCAGAATCACGGTCATGATCAGCAGCAGACATACCGCACTGGTCACGAGCATGAACAGAAAATTGAACAGCACCTTGAGAAATGTCGTGGGGCTCAGATCTTTCTGCCCGCGGTACACCAGGTGGTCGATCGCGTAGAAAATCAGTGCGATCACCACGATCGCCAGCAGCGCCATCATGGTTGATCACATCCCCCGACGGTGCAGCTCGTGGCGGCATTCCTTGAGGCGATTCAGCCACCAATCCCGCCGCGCACCGGTGACCTCAAGGTCGTCGAGTGCTGCCGGGTCAGGAGTCACAGCTCGGGCGTCCATACGTCCGTCGATGATCTCCCGGCGCGCCAGGTCGTGGGTGAACAGCGACCCAGTCGCCAGCCCTGCGGGTTGGGGTTCCACGAGCATGCCGTCGTCATCGGTCAGGGTCGGCAGGCTCGCCGCCGCGCGGAGTCCCGCGCCGAGCCCCACAGCCGTATCGAGCGCGGAACTCACGGTCACGGCCACTCCGTTGCGCGCCACGTCCGCCGCGACGTCGAGGAGCACGTCCACTCCACCCAGCGGCGGCACTTTGAGCACCACAACGTCGCAGGCACCGGCGTCCACGACCTCGCGGACGGCGGCGTGCGGGTCCCCGCTCTTCCGGATCGCCTCGTCAGCCGCCACGCGCGCGAACACCCCGGCTCGCATCAGCCGGCGCCTCACTTCGGCCAGCTCGTCGATGCTCTGGCACGGTTGTTCTACGTAGTCGATCCCTTGGTTCGACGCCGCCGCGGTCACCACATCAACAGCCTCATCGACACTCCAACCCCCATTGGCATCAAGGCGAATGGTGGGGTGCGCTGTGGCGGCGGCGCCTCCGGCGTTGTCGGTGAACCATTGACGCACGGCCGCGATACGGTTGAGATCGTGCTGGGCGGTTTGGCCTTTCTCCGCAACCTTGATCTTGACCGTGGTGCAGCCGGGGTAGCGCTGCATGAGGGCGTCGATGACCTCGGGGTCGCGGGAGACGTCAACGGCGGGGATGGTCGCGTTGACTGCCACGGAATCGCGGACGGACGCATCCGGACCCCACCCGAAGGTAATCGCCGAGCGCAGCCACGTGGCGGCCTCTGCTGCTTCGTACTCCACGAATGGCGCCCATTCTGACCAGGCCGTTGGGGCGTCGAACACCATGGCTTCCCTAAGCCGAACACCACGGAACGGCACGCGCATCGGCAGCGCGACCACGGTGGCGCGGGCGGCGAGCTCATCGAAGGAGGGCAGGTGGAGTTCGGGATGAGGTTCAGAGTGGGGTTCAGAGTGGGGTGCAGACGTCATGGTTCTAACAATGCCAAACTTCGACCGTCGTTAGAATGCGAGGCATGACCAACAGCGATAACAGCGACAGCA
Encoded here:
- a CDS encoding SA1002 family membrane protein, with amino-acid sequence MMALLAIVVIALIFYAIDHLVYRGQKDLSPTTFLKVLFNFLFMLVTSAVCLLLIMTVILGGLALFDWAIDGFSQEQILGRINGTEMLFFIFVIIFLGAMVHFLFREFLIKHGWIFRFRDDDYVINEYLIQWSTIYLAVYQFMFDGVKNVAKELVASDNTQEIFNIVLSPENINLAVQPLLICSWIALVMERLRFRKGLGVHADEDVVRVAEEEEEEEAGERKEREREK
- a CDS encoding o-succinylbenzoate synthase; this translates as MTSAPHSEPHSEPHPELHLPSFDELAARATVVALPMRVPFRGVRLREAMVFDAPTAWSEWAPFVEYEAAEAATWLRSAITFGWGPDASVRDSVAVNATIPAVDVSRDPEVIDALMQRYPGCTTVKIKVAEKGQTAQHDLNRIAAVRQWFTDNAGGAAATAHPTIRLDANGGWSVDEAVDVVTAAASNQGIDYVEQPCQSIDELAEVRRRLMRAGVFARVAADEAIRKSGDPHAAVREVVDAGACDVVVLKVPPLGGVDVLLDVAADVARNGVAVTVSSALDTAVGLGAGLRAAASLPTLTDDDGMLVEPQPAGLATGSLFTHDLARREIIDGRMDARAVTPDPAALDDLEVTGARRDWWLNRLKECRHELHRRGM